Proteins encoded together in one Centropristis striata isolate RG_2023a ecotype Rhode Island chromosome 6, C.striata_1.0, whole genome shotgun sequence window:
- the LOC131973615 gene encoding aquaporin-9-like: MEIQHKRSMRKHCAIKHGILKEFLAEFLGTFVLVLFGCGSVAQTVLSRNSLGEPLTVHIGFSVGLMMAAYVAGGVSGGHVNPAVSLAMVILGKLKIWKFPFYVIAQFLGAFAGAAAVFGLYYDAFMDFTSGILSVTGINATGHIFASYPARHLSVLGGFIDQVVGTGMLVLCILAIIDGGNIGAPKGVEPLAIGLIIMAIGVSMGLNCGYPLNPARDLGPRLFTAVAGWGMEVFSTADHWWWIPVAGPMVGGVVAAVIYYLFIELHHHREEPEKPHEEEEEDEEDEDDEDSSLKDKYEMITMS; encoded by the exons ATGGAAATACAACACAAGAGAAGCATGAGGAAACACTGTGCTATCAAACATGGAATACTCAAGGAATTCCTGGCAGAATTCCTGGGGACATTCGTCTTGGTT TTGTTCGGCTGTGGTTCAGTCGCTCAGACCGTCCTCAGTCGAAACAGCCTGGGCGAGCCTCTCACTGTCCACATTGGCTTCTCTGTGGGGCTGATGATGGCAGCGTATGTGGCCGGCGGAGTGTCAG GGGGCCATGTGAACCCTGCTGTGTCTCTGGCCATGGTGATTCTGGGCAAACTGAAGATCTGGAAGTTTCCCTTCTATGTCATCGCTCAGTTTCTTGGTGCATTCGCTGGAGCGGCCGCAGTCTTTGGATTATACTATG ATGCTTTCATGGACTTCACCAGTGGGATTCTGTCAGTGACAGGAATCAATGCAACAGGTCACATTTTTGCGTCCTACCCTGCGAGACACCTGTCAGTCCTCGGCGGCTTCATTGATCAG GTGGTGGGGACAGGTATGCTGGTCCTGTGCATCCTGGCTATTATTGACGGTGGAAACATTGGCGCTCCCAAAGGCGTGGAGCCGCTGGCTATCGGTCTGATCATCATGGCCATCGGTGTGTCCATGGGTTTAAACTGTGGCTACCCCCTGAACCCCGCCAGAGACCTGGGACCCCGTCTGTTCACTGCTGTAGCCGGATGGGGGATGGAGGTCTTCAG caCTGCGGACCACTGGTGGTGGATCCCCGTGGCGGGGCCCATGGTGGGCGGCGTGGTCGCAGCCGTCATCTACTACCTGTTCATCGAGCTGCACCACCACCGCGAGGAGCCCGAGAAGCcccatgaggaggaggaggaagacgaggaaGACGAGGATGATGAGGACAGCAGTCTGAAGGACAAATATGAGATGATCACcatgagctaa
- the LOC131973614 gene encoding cingulin-like protein 1, translating to MESHRLSGSLDVRIQRSYVQPHSPRGSQDNLFGVRVQIQGIKGQPYVVLNSSGQEIHRDVSVITHQAGYNPGMVRRSVDERHSPSESQRMAASSVFNYQKHPEILRPYDPESNNMSVVLPSAARPELKTGLLPETPNGNKPRIPLPSEGHVVDQSEVVPNKTVPARSPNSVDADPFLSVGKLISQFNSSQRRGRGGPRNRLDPEQCRRSRSVDSGRTSDSSSSSSSSSRASSLKAVRGETPGGIYPPGSARARLLGGEASVPKEENKSSTLPQVHHGKDMMSLHAAKLLHRAEKPSRSRSCSDQTDESDERDTQVTPDLLKGQQELSVDPPEDTAKQILFSYLKDGTTDDDSTTQKKVTLLLEKVNKVKWKTAENVEEEENDYSADVKFLQDKQASLEKEVSELKQKLETEIKNEKTLAIACEKARAEKKKLQEELAKSQKELYTLSVRLAEIEDQLQSTKQELTQMKAERDRSKTEMKDLQQQLSEMHDELDQAKKAEVINTAKQVLLEEMAQLREDFQEMLQVKEEQEEVLHHRERELGALKGALKEEVETHDTYMAALKEEYENELEKLLRDLELAKEGSTLLGQEKVEVEKERIAAKVQLKELSQDRDQLRGKVQEMSNKVDQLSQTIQECKTTERLLEQRAKQLEREKLQVEDVLKDVRRNEEEMCQSNQSLLTRLEDVQSKLTKLNHEHRDLKEKLKEERKQIEELWNIKTELEDERRLQDRTVEQLQRKMNSIMEECEASTDVLQSQVDEAREKSQRELDELRRQLQEKGVELEKSRQAAKKLQEELLPLEEDLRRCRREQQEAQLRGRQLEQRAEELEERNAATVGERERQVKLMEGRVSQLEEDLNDERSSADRLMERFDKTKEQMDQMRSELMQERAVRQDLECDKMSLERQNKDLRSRVTHLEGSQRTNQDSLVSKLNSRIQELEERLQGEERDNNSLQQANRKLERKVKEMKMQTDEEHINLQTQRDQLTQRLKTAKRQMDEAEEEIERLEHSKKKLQRELDDQIEANEQLHGQLSSLRNEMRRKRKSPPLIKVVEDDGNDLDEFGSD from the exons ATGGAGTCTCACAGACTGAGCGGCTCTCTGGACGTCAGGATACAGAGGAGCTATGTGCAGCCACACAGTCCCAGAGGCAGCCAGGACAACTTGTTTGGAGTCAGGGTGCAGATCCAAGGGATAAAAGGTCAACCCTATGTGGTTCTGAACAGTTCTGGCCAGGAGATCCACCGGGACGTCTCAGTCATCACTCACCAGGCGGGGTACAATCCCGGCATGGTGAGGAGGTCTGTGGATGAAAGACACTCCCCCTCTGAGTCACAGAGGATGGCAGCCTCCTCCGTGTTTAATTATCAGAAACACCCAGAGATTCTGAGACCTTACGACCCTGAAAGTAATAACATGAGCGTAGTCCTTCCTTCAGCCGCTCGACCTGAACTAAAAACCGGCCTTCTGCCTGAGACTCCTAATGGAAACAAACCCAGGATCCCCCTGCCTTCTGAAGGCCACGTAGTCGACCAGAGTGAGGTGGTCCCGAATAAGACAGTCCCTGCAAGGTCCCCAAACTCAGTGGACGCAGACCCCTTCTTATCTGTAGGGAAGCTAATAAGCCAGTTCAACAGCAGCCAGCGGAGGGGAAGGGGAGGCCCGAGGAACCGTCTGGACCCAGAGCAGTGTCGAAGGTCACGCAGCGTGGACAGCGGTCGAACCTCGGACTcgtcttcatcctcctcttcctccagcaGAGCTTCATCTCTGAAGGCCGTCAGGGGCGAGACCCCAGGTGGGATTTATCCTCCGGGGTCAGCCAGGGCCCGACTCCTCGGCGGAGAAGCCTCTGTGCCAAAGGAGGAGAACAAATCCAGCACACTTCCTCAAGTACATCATGGAAAAGATATGATGTCCTTACATGCTGCTAAATTACTTCACAGAGCAGAGAAACCCTCCCGCTCCAGGTCATGCAGTGACCAGACAGATGAATCTGATGAAAGGGATACACAG GTAACTCCTGATCTTCTGAAAGGACAGCAAGAACTCTCAGTAGATCCACCTGAAGACACAGCCAAACAAATACTGTTCTCTTACCTCAAGGACGG GACGACTGATGATGACTCCACCACTCAGAAGAAAGTCACCCTGCTGCTAGAAAAGGTCAACAAGGTCAAGTGGAAGACTGCTGAaaatgtggaggaggaggagaat GATTATTCAGCTGATGTGAAGTTTTTGCAGGATAAACAGGCTTCGTTGGAGAAAGAAGTgtctgaattaaagcaaaaactGGAAACAGAGATTAAG AATGAAAAGACTCTGGCCATAGCCTGTGAGAAGGCGagggcagagaagaagaaacttCAGGAAGAGTTGGCCAAAAGTCAGAAGGAGCTTTACACACTCAGCGTCAGACTGGCTGAGATCGAGGACCAACTTCAGTCAACCAAACAGGA gCTGACTCAGATgaaggcagagagagacagatctAAGACGGAGATGAAAGAccttcagcagcagctctccGAGATGCACGATGAGCTGGACCAAGCCAAGAAGGCCGAGGTGATAAATACAGCGAAACAAGTCCTCCTGGAG GAGATGGCACAGCTGCGTGAAGACTTTCAGGAGATGCTGCAGgtgaaggaggagcaggaggaggtgctgcACCACAGGGAGAGGGAGCTCGGCGCCCTGAAGGGGGCGCTCAAAGAGGAGGTGGAGACTCATGATACATACATGGCCGCTCTGAAAGAGGAATATGAAAATGAGCTTGAAAAGCTGCTCCGGGATTTAGAACTGGCCAAAGAG GGCAGCACTCTGCTGGGTCAAGAGAAGGTGGAGGTAGAGAAGGAGAGAATTGCAGCTAAGGTGCAGTTGAAAGAGCTGAGCCAGGACAGAGATCAGCTGAGAGGGAAGGTGCAGGAGATGAGCAACAAGGTGGATCAGCTGAGTCAGACCATCCAGGAGTGTAAGACCACAGAGAGGCTGCTGGAGCAGAGAGCAAAGCAGCTGGAG AGAGAAAAGCTGCAGGTTGAGGATGTGCTGAAAGACGTGAGGAGGAATGAGGAGGAGATGTGTCAGTCGAACCAGTCGCTGCTCACCCGCTTGGAGGACGTGCAG agtaAGTTGACCAAGCTGAATCATGAGCACAGGGACCTGAAGGAGAAGcttaaagaggagaggaaacaaataGAGGAGCTATGGAACATAAAAACTGAGCTGGAGGATGAGAGGAGGCTGCAGGACAGGACTGTGGAGCAACTGCAGAGGAAG ATGAACAGCATCATGGAGGAGTGTGAAGCGTCTACAGATGTACTTCAGAGCCAGGTCGACGAGGCCAGAGAGAAGAGTCAGAGGGAGTTGGACGAGCTGCGGAGACAGCTGCAGGAAAAGGGAGTAGAGCTGGAGAAATCCCGTCAGGCAGCCAAAAAACTTCAGGAAGAG CTGCTTCCTCTGGAGGAGGATCTGCGGCGCTGTCGCAGGGAGCAGCAGGAGGCCCAGCTGAGGGGCCGGCAGCTGGAGCAGAGGgcggaggagctggaggagaggaaCGCAGCCACGGTGGGAGAGCGAGAGCGCCAGGTCAAACTCATGGAG GGACGCGTCAGCCAACTAGAAGAAGATCTTAATGATGAGCGCAGCAGTGCTGACCGCCTGATGGAACGCTTTGACAAAACCAAAGAGCAG ATGGATCAGATGAGGAGTGAGCTGATGCAGGAGAGAGCAGTTAGACAGGACCTGGAGTGTGACAAGATGAGCCTGGAGAGACAG AATAAAGACCTGAGGAGCAGAGTGACTCACCTGGAAGGATCTCAGAGGACCAATCAGGATTCGCTCGTCTCCAAACTTAACAGCCGCATCCAGGAGCTTGAGGAAAGGTtgcaaggagaggagag AGACAACAACAGCTTGCAACAAGCAAACCGCAAGCTGGAGCGTAAGGTGAAGGAGATGAAGATGCAGACGGACGAGGAACACATCAACCTGCAGACCCAGAGGGACCAG CTGACTCAGAGACTGAAGACGGCGAAGAGGCAGATGGATGAAGCGGAGGAGGAGATCGAGCGTCTGGAACACTCTAAGAAGAAGCTGCAGAGAGAACTGGATGATCAGATTGAGGCCAACGAGCAGCTTCATGGCCAACTGAGCTCCCTGCGGAACGAGATGAG GCGTAAGAGGAAATCACCTCCTCTCATTAAGGTCGTGGAGGACGATGGGAACGACTTGGATGAGTTTGGATCTGattga